Proteins co-encoded in one Malus domestica chromosome 09, GDT2T_hap1 genomic window:
- the LOC103443870 gene encoding DEAD-box ATP-dependent RNA helicase 35 translates to MEEEDDYSEYVPVAKRRAMEAQKILQRKGKSSGLDEELEKSKLAEAKPSLLVKASQLKRDAPEITPTEEILQQEKEMIEHLSDRKTLMSVRELAKGITYTEPLLTGWKPPLNIRQMSSQQCDFIRKQWHIIVSGDDIPPPIKNFKDMRFPEPILKMLKTKGIVQPTPIQVQGLPVILAGRDMIGIAFTGSGKTLVFVLPLIMIALQEEIMMPINQGEGPFGLIICPSRELARQTYEVVEEFLLPMREAGYPEIRPLLCIGGVDMRSQLEIVKKGVHIVVATPGRLKDMLAKKKMNLDSCRYLTLDEADRLVDLGFEDDIREVFDHFKAQRQTLLFSATMPAKIQNFARSALVKPVTVNVGRAGAANLDVIQEVEYVKQEAKIVYLLECLQKTPPPVLIFCENKADVDDIHEYLLLKGVEAVAIHGGKDQEEREYAISSFKAGKKDVLVATDVASKGLDFPDIQHVINYDMPPEIENYVHRIGRTGRCGKTGIATTFINKNQTETTLLDLKHLLQEAKQRIPPVLAELNDPMEDVDAITNASGVKGCAYCGGLGHRIKDCPKLEQQKSMAIASSRRDYFGSGGYRGEI, encoded by the exons atggaagaagaagatgattatTCTGAGTATGTTCCAGTGGCGAAGCGACGAGCAATGGAGGCTCAGAAGATTCTTCAGCGCAAGGGGAAGTCATCCGGACTTGACGAAGAGTTGGAGAAATCAAAGCTTGCTGAAGCAAAACCTAGCCTTCTTGTAAAAGCATCACAGTTGAAGCGTGACGCTCCTGAGATTACTCCAACTGAGGAGATTTTGCAACAAGAGAAGGAAATGATCGAGCACTTATCAGATCGCAAAACCCTCATGTCAGTTCGTGAATTGGCAAAGGGAATCACTTACACGGAGCCTTTACTGACAGGTTGGAAGCCCCCATTGAATATAAGGCAGATGTCGAGCCAGCAATGTGATTTTATTAGAAAGCAGTGGCACATCATAGTTAGCGGTGATGATATTCCACCACCCATTAAGAATTTTAAGGATATGAGATTTCCTGAACCAATTCTGAAGATGTTGAAAACCAAGGGGATTGTTCAGCCAACCCCCATTCAGGTGCAAGGTCTTCCGGTGATTTTAGCAGGGAGAGACATGATTGGTATTGCGTTTACAGGTTCAGGAAAGACATTGGTTTTTGTGTTGCCATTGATTATGATAGCATTGCAGGAGGAGATTATGATGCCAATTAATCAAGGTGAAGGGCCTTTTGGATTAATTATTTGCCCATCAAGGGAGCTTGCAAGGCAGACTTATGAAGTGGTGGAAGAGTTTCTGCTTCCTATGAGAGAGGCTGGATATCCAGAAATAAGGCCTTTGCTTTGTATTGGTGGAGTGGATATGCGGTCGCAGTTGGAAATTGTGAAAAAAGGTGTCCATATAGTTGTTGCTACTCCTGGGAGGTTGAAGGATATGCTggcaaagaaaaaaatgaacctCGATAGTTGCAG ATATTTAACTTTGGACGAGGCTGATAGATTGGTAGATTTGGGCTTTGAGGATGACATAAGAGAAGTTTTTGACCACTTTAAAGCTCAACGACAAACACTCCTATTTTCAGCCACCATGCCCGCAAAAATTCAGAACTTTGCTAGAAGTGCTTTGGTAAAGCCTGTAACGGTAAATGTGGGAAGAGCTGGAGCAGCAAATCTTGATGTGATTCAAGAGGTTGAGTATGTGAAGCAAGAGGCCAAGATCGTTTACCTTCTTGAATGTCTACAAAAGACCCCACCTCCTGTTctaatattttgtgaaaacaaagCTGATGTGGACGATATTCATGAGTATCTTCTGTTAAAAGGAGTGGAAGCAGTGGCCATACATGGAGGGAAGGAtcaggaagagagagagtatgCCATTTCTTCTTTTAAGGCAGGGAAGAAAGATGTTTTGGTTGCCACTGATGTTGCCTCAAAGGGTTTGGATTTTCCTGACATTCAACATGTCATTAATTATGACATGCCACCAGAAATTGAAAACTACGTCCACAGGATTGGACGAACAGGAAGATGTGGCAAGACTGGAATAGCAACAACTTTTATAAACAAGAATCAAACAGAAACGACACTTCTTGATTTGAAACACCTCCTGCAAGAGGCAAAACAAAGGATTCCACCCGTTTTGGCTGAGCTTAATGATCCAATGGAAGATGTGGATGCAATTACAAATGCAAGTGGGGTCAAGGGTTGTGCTTACTGTGGCGGTCTTGGTCATCGTATCAAAGATTGCCCCAAACTAGAGCAACAGAAAAGCATGGCAATTGCCAGCTCTAGGAGGGATTATTTTGGATCCGGtggttacagaggggaaatatAA